A stretch of Amycolatopsis balhimycina FH 1894 DNA encodes these proteins:
- the yidC gene encoding membrane protein insertase YidC, whose product MLDFIYYPVSFILWCWHKVFGLVFGEASAIAWILGIIFLTFTVRGIMFKPFVNQVRSMKKMQDFAPEMKKIQKKYASDRQRQAAEMQKLQKEHGVNPLGSCLPMLLQIPVFIGLNHVLRAFTMPPPGGGPKTENYFFTQHDVQSYVNAKLFGVNLGEAVYNGVGVVSGGATNVGFQWGVLPVALPLMIVASIATHLTARHSVARQNAASATPQTAIMNKLTMYIFPLGVLVFGALFPLGLLFYWLANNGWTLMQQRLVYTKIDKEEAARKAEAAEKRATLGPKPGQKPTAPKVGQKPVQQKKNQPAQTGSQKKVTKAGSAHGFAQTTPAEAAAAAAAAKADGATAAEPASADAGSQNGSKDNGTGVPGLLKDSTRKSGRKRR is encoded by the coding sequence GTGCTCGATTTCATCTACTACCCCGTGTCCTTCATCCTCTGGTGTTGGCACAAGGTCTTCGGCCTGGTCTTCGGGGAAGCCTCGGCGATCGCGTGGATCCTCGGCATCATCTTCCTGACGTTCACCGTGCGCGGCATCATGTTCAAGCCGTTCGTGAACCAGGTCCGGTCGATGAAGAAGATGCAGGACTTCGCGCCGGAAATGAAGAAGATCCAGAAGAAGTACGCGAGCGACCGGCAGCGCCAAGCCGCGGAGATGCAGAAGCTCCAGAAGGAGCACGGCGTCAACCCGCTGGGCAGCTGCCTGCCGATGCTGCTTCAGATCCCGGTCTTCATCGGCCTGAACCACGTGCTCCGCGCGTTCACGATGCCGCCGCCCGGTGGCGGGCCGAAGACCGAGAACTACTTCTTCACCCAGCACGACGTCCAGTCCTACGTCAACGCGAAGCTGTTCGGGGTCAACCTCGGCGAGGCCGTCTACAACGGCGTCGGCGTCGTCAGCGGTGGAGCCACGAACGTCGGCTTCCAGTGGGGCGTCCTCCCGGTCGCGCTGCCCCTGATGATCGTCGCGTCGATCGCCACGCACCTCACCGCGCGGCACTCGGTGGCCCGCCAGAACGCCGCGTCGGCCACCCCGCAGACCGCGATCATGAACAAGCTGACGATGTACATCTTCCCGCTCGGTGTGCTCGTCTTCGGTGCGCTGTTCCCGCTCGGCCTCCTCTTCTACTGGCTGGCGAACAACGGCTGGACCCTGATGCAGCAGCGGCTCGTCTACACGAAGATCGACAAGGAAGAGGCGGCCCGCAAGGCGGAGGCCGCCGAGAAGCGCGCGACGCTCGGGCCGAAGCCGGGCCAGAAGCCGACCGCGCCGAAGGTCGGTCAGAAGCCGGTCCAGCAGAAGAAGAACCAGCCCGCCCAGACCGGCTCCCAGAAGAAGGTCACGAAGGCGGGCTCGGCCCACGGCTTCGCGCAGACCACGCCGGCGGAGGCGGCCGCAGCAGCCGCCGCCGCCAAGGCGGACGGCGCGACCGCGGCGGAACCGGCCTCGGCCGACGCAGGCAGCCAGAACGGCTCGAAGGACAACGGCACCGGCGTGCCGGGCCTTCTCAAAGACTCGACCAGGAAGTCGGGCCGGAAGCGCCGCTGA
- the yidD gene encoding membrane protein insertion efficiency factor YidD, giving the protein MRANPEHDSAHDHSEHGHSGHDFDDVVEPRPGPVAWVLLLPIKLYRKAISPFLPPACRFYPSCSAYAVEALTRHGAGRGSYLALRRLLRCGPWTPPGRDPVPEPFSWRHRRPETPIEE; this is encoded by the coding sequence ACGACCACTCCGAGCACGGCCACTCCGGGCACGACTTCGACGACGTCGTCGAACCGAGGCCCGGACCGGTCGCCTGGGTGCTGCTGCTCCCCATCAAGCTCTACCGCAAGGCGATCTCGCCCTTCCTGCCGCCGGCTTGCCGGTTCTACCCGAGCTGCAGCGCGTACGCAGTCGAAGCCCTCACCCGGCACGGTGCCGGCCGCGGCTCCTACCTCGCGCTGCGCCGGCTGCTGCGTTGCGGCCCCTGGACGCCGCCCGGCCGCGACCCTGTGCCCGAGCCGTTCTCGTGGCGTCACCGCAGACCTGAAACACCGATCGAGGAGTAG
- a CDS encoding protein jag, with product MSETIDTIEADQDDVTPEPAADEAGEQKAGGGDDILVQEGDIAGDYLERLLDLLDYDGDIDLDVEAGRAIVSIDGGEDLEKLVGPRGTVLEALQELTRLAVQQETGSRSRLMLDIAGWRADRREELRELGSSTAESVLKSGERVRLQPMSPFERKVVHDAVATVSGVTSESEGEDPKRRVVIFPES from the coding sequence ATGTCGGAGACGATCGACACGATCGAAGCCGATCAGGACGACGTGACCCCGGAGCCGGCCGCCGACGAGGCGGGCGAACAGAAGGCGGGCGGTGGCGACGACATCCTCGTGCAAGAGGGTGACATCGCCGGCGACTACCTCGAGCGCCTGCTCGATCTGCTCGACTACGACGGTGACATCGACCTGGACGTGGAAGCCGGCCGCGCGATCGTGAGCATCGACGGTGGCGAAGACCTCGAGAAGCTCGTCGGCCCGCGCGGCACGGTGCTCGAGGCGCTGCAGGAGCTGACCCGCCTGGCGGTCCAGCAGGAGACCGGCTCCCGCAGCCGGCTGATGCTGGACATCGCGGGCTGGCGTGCGGACCGCCGTGAGGAGCTGCGCGAGCTCGGCAGTTCGACGGCGGAGTCGGTCCTGAAGAGCGGCGAGCGGGTGCGGCTGCAGCCGATGAGCCCGTTCGAGCGCAAGGTGGTCCACGACGCGGTGGCGACGGTCTCCGGAGTCACCAGCGAGAGCGAGGGCGAGGACCCGAAGCGCCGCGTGGTGATCTTCCCGGAGTCCTGA